One segment of Desulfovibrio sp. JC010 DNA contains the following:
- the gltA gene encoding NADPH-dependent glutamate synthase, with translation MVNKQNFTPTRTPMPEQPADVRNKNFSEVALGYSKEDAMAEAARCLQCKKPLCQKGCPVEIDIKGFIKHLADGDIPSAYRVIKETNALPAVCGRVCPQESQCEGACILGKKYEPVAIGRLERFVADTFDSDSACEMITGHTACSLPNDQFKVACIGSGPSSLTVAGYLAARGVPVTVYEALHEVGGVLVYGIPEFRLPKNIVAREVGALWSKGVTFQPNYVGGKTVTVEDLFEDGYNAVFIGVGAGLPWFLNIPGENLVGVYSANEYLTRINLGRAYDFPNHDTPAPKAKNVAVIGGGNVAMDAARTALRLGAENVYITYRRTQEEMPARLEELHHAIEEGVQLELLTSPIAINGDENSHVKSMTLQVMELGEPDDSGRRRPVAVEGKTRELEVDMVVLAVGTGANPILLEATPGLDLNKWGYIVTDGETGETSIPNVYAGGDIAGGSATVISAMGAGRRAAKTIAEKLGV, from the coding sequence ATGGTGAATAAACAGAATTTTACCCCGACCCGTACCCCCATGCCGGAACAGCCGGCTGACGTCCGCAACAAAAACTTCAGCGAAGTAGCCCTCGGCTACTCCAAAGAAGATGCCATGGCCGAAGCAGCCCGCTGCCTGCAGTGTAAAAAGCCGCTCTGCCAGAAAGGCTGCCCTGTTGAAATCGACATCAAGGGTTTCATCAAGCATCTGGCTGACGGCGATATTCCTTCCGCCTACCGGGTTATCAAGGAAACCAACGCCCTGCCCGCAGTCTGCGGCCGGGTCTGTCCGCAGGAATCCCAGTGTGAGGGAGCCTGTATTCTCGGCAAGAAGTACGAGCCGGTAGCCATCGGCCGTCTCGAAAGATTCGTTGCAGACACCTTCGACAGCGACTCCGCCTGTGAAATGATCACCGGGCACACAGCATGTTCCCTGCCCAATGACCAGTTCAAGGTCGCCTGCATCGGCTCCGGGCCTTCCAGCCTGACCGTGGCCGGATACCTTGCCGCGCGCGGTGTACCCGTAACCGTTTACGAAGCCCTGCACGAAGTGGGCGGCGTACTGGTCTACGGCATCCCGGAATTTCGTCTGCCCAAGAACATTGTTGCCCGTGAAGTGGGCGCGCTCTGGTCCAAGGGTGTGACCTTCCAGCCCAACTACGTGGGCGGCAAGACCGTCACTGTGGAAGACCTTTTTGAGGACGGCTACAATGCGGTCTTCATCGGCGTCGGCGCAGGTCTGCCCTGGTTCCTGAATATTCCCGGCGAAAACCTTGTGGGCGTTTATTCCGCCAACGAATACCTGACCCGCATCAACCTCGGCCGGGCCTACGATTTCCCCAACCACGACACCCCCGCACCCAAGGCCAAAAACGTGGCTGTAATCGGCGGTGGTAACGTGGCCATGGATGCTGCCCGTACCGCCCTGCGTCTGGGGGCCGAGAACGTCTACATCACCTATCGCCGTACTCAGGAAGAAATGCCCGCCCGCCTCGAAGAGCTGCACCATGCCATCGAGGAAGGCGTACAGCTTGAGCTGCTGACCTCACCCATCGCCATCAACGGCGACGAGAACTCGCATGTTAAATCCATGACCCTGCAGGTGATGGAACTGGGCGAGCCTGATGATTCCGGTCGCCGCCGTCCCGTTGCTGTGGAAGGCAAGACCAGAGAGCTGGAAGTGGATATGGTTGTCCTCGCAGTAGGAACCGGAGCCAACCCCATCCTGCTGGAAGCCACCCCCGGCCTTGATCTCAACAAGTGGGGCTACATCGTTACCGACGGCGAAACCGGCGAGACCTCCATTCCCAATGTCTACGCAGGCGGAGACATCGCAGGCGGGTCCGCAACAGTAATCTCAGCCATGGGCGCAGGTCGCCGCGCGGCTAAGACTATCGCGGAGAAATTGGGAGTATAG
- a CDS encoding serine dehydratase subunit alpha family protein, with the protein MINNKWSEFAEILKREVVPALGCTEPVAIALAAAKAAETLGKEPEKVVVKISGNLLKNGMGVGVPGTGMTGLDIAAAVGVTGGKSELALEVLRDLDAEQLAAGKKLMADGRLHVELAETEELLYVEAIVENGDDSARCVIARAHAAIVLVEKNGEEIFSAPLLSEDKTESGCSMTMKEIFEYATQAPLEDLRFILEAVELNEKVAAEGLTADWGLKVGRSIAKDIEDGIRSDDIVSYAIKMTAAASDARMEGIQMPVMSNSGSGNQGLTATLPVLAFARRRNSSEEELVRALILSHLSAVHMKSHLGKLSALCGAALAATASGCGIVLLLGGGLKEVEGAMKNSLGDITGMICDGAKTSCALKVASAVEAAINSALLSMKGISIPGKDGILDDDIEACIRNVGQLGSVGMVQTDKVILDIMTGKHTTAPAA; encoded by the coding sequence ATGATAAATAATAAATGGTCTGAATTCGCAGAAATTTTGAAACGTGAAGTTGTTCCCGCTCTGGGTTGCACAGAACCTGTCGCCATTGCCCTTGCTGCTGCCAAGGCAGCTGAAACCCTCGGCAAAGAGCCCGAGAAAGTAGTGGTCAAAATAAGCGGCAATCTGCTCAAAAACGGTATGGGCGTAGGCGTTCCCGGTACCGGCATGACCGGGCTGGATATTGCTGCCGCCGTTGGTGTTACCGGCGGTAAATCCGAACTTGCACTGGAAGTGCTGCGCGACCTTGATGCAGAGCAGCTGGCAGCCGGTAAAAAGCTTATGGCTGATGGTCGTTTGCACGTGGAACTGGCTGAGACCGAAGAACTTCTCTACGTAGAAGCCATTGTTGAAAACGGTGATGATTCCGCGCGCTGCGTGATTGCCCGTGCCCATGCAGCCATTGTGCTGGTAGAAAAGAACGGTGAAGAGATATTCTCCGCACCGCTTCTTAGCGAGGACAAGACAGAGTCCGGCTGTTCCATGACCATGAAAGAAATTTTTGAATACGCTACTCAGGCCCCGCTGGAAGATCTGCGTTTTATCCTTGAAGCAGTAGAACTTAATGAGAAAGTTGCGGCTGAAGGTCTTACTGCCGACTGGGGTTTGAAAGTAGGCAGATCTATTGCCAAGGACATTGAAGACGGCATCCGCTCAGATGATATTGTTTCCTACGCCATCAAGATGACTGCCGCTGCTTCCGATGCCCGCATGGAAGGTATCCAGATGCCGGTCATGAGCAACTCCGGCAGCGGTAATCAGGGCTTGACCGCTACTCTGCCTGTGCTGGCCTTTGCCAGACGCCGTAATTCCAGTGAAGAAGAGCTGGTCCGGGCTTTGATCCTGAGCCATCTTTCCGCTGTGCATATGAAGAGCCACCTCGGCAAGCTTTCCGCCCTGTGCGGAGCCGCTCTTGCGGCAACCGCTTCCGGCTGCGGCATTGTGCTTCTGCTCGGCGGCGGTTTGAAAGAAGTGGAAGGAGCCATGAAGAACTCTCTGGGCGACATTACCGGAATGATCTGCGACGGCGCAAAGACCTCCTGCGCCTTGAAGGTTGCTTCGGCTGTGGAAGCGGCAATCAACTCCGCACTGCTGTCCATGAAAGGCATCTCCATTCCCGGCAAGGACGGCATCCTTGATGATGATATTGAAGCCTGCATCCGCAACGTGGGCCAGCTCGGTTCCGTTGGCATGGTCCAGACCGATAAGGTCATCCTTGATATCATGACCGGAAAACACACCACTGCCCCGGCAGCATAA